From the Bombus huntii isolate Logan2020A chromosome 4, iyBomHunt1.1, whole genome shotgun sequence genome, the window aataatcaaaaattttattttaacacaTTATTAAACAGTATAGATTCTTATATTTAGTTTGTTTTTTTTCGTTAGTTTAATACTATCGTTTTGAATTATCAGTCTGATGCATCGATCCCAACGATCAACAAACTTTTCACTTGAAAGTTTGTTCGTTCGGCTCGAGTTATCAAACTGAATGGATGTACTTCGTTCCCGACATAAAATCGACTTGTTATGGAGCGAAATTTCGTATATACTTCTGGAGATATTTGCGATATTCCGTTGCACGTTGTTGTAATTCTCGATCAGTTGGAGTATACGCAGCGTAAGTTCGCAAACGTGCTTTTGCAAGTTCCAGATcctatttataaataatttttttttagtgTAATATATAGTAAGATTCACTGTTACTTTAACTACTGATTACGTAACACAGCATAAAAGATGAAAGATGTTAGGTTCTATTATGAAGTGTCTATAATATACATTTCGTGCTGAATTAATCTTATTAATAACACCAATTACCTTTAAAAATTTTCGATTACGAGCCAATGATTCTTCCGAGTTTACACGAAAAATAGGCGTCAGCAATCGGTCCAAGCacttttcattttgtttttccAAAGAAATATTATGCGTAGAATCGTTATCAGACATTATCGATGTCATTATTTACGATCTTCGTATTCATAATTCACCATTTTGTTTAAGTTTTATCataatttttagttttattaaattctttattttaaagGAATTATTAATATACTGTGCTCGCGCGTATGCATGACCACAGTgtacatattttaaaaaatgtggTTTCTACAGAAATGTACCTATGGCAACGTAAATCGATATCCCCGCGTCAACGAATATGTATCTTGTTGACGGAACCGAATGCGTTTTAAAGGATTAGGGACTTTTGTTTATTATACTTTAAAATaacttaaataaattatatttaacaaattggTACTTATAATCTTATTACTCTTATATAAGAAATCTTGTTATATCTAAGAATGTATGGAGAATGTATCTGTAGCTCaataatatatattgataaaagaacaaaattccTTTCTCCTCTGGTATCTGTCTTCTTTATttgctattttatttattcttctaGGGTTTGTGAAGTTGgctgtaaaaaatatatatataattttataatctaaACTTTTAGCAAACAATGTAACTACGATACTTAcaagaatatatatatgactcGGTATTGATCGCTCTACTAACTCCGAAAGCCGCGCTTTGCTTAATTTATGTTCTTCATCTACATGCAACATATAAATAgaactaaaaataaaacataattcaagacattattaataaaaatattttaaccaataaaattattaccaGCGGGAACTGTTAGAGACAATGATGGAAGTTGTACAAAACCTGCCACCAATGGTCGTAAAATCCATTCaacttttctttcattttttggaAGTATGTAAATGTCAAtctaagaaagaaaaacgaccAAATTAATAATCATATTATGAGGTATTACAGTTTAAAATGAGTGCTCACTTGTTTTTGTCCAGCAAACATAAAGGCATCACTAGCTTCCATAGTCAATCGCAATGTAATCATATTATCAGaatgattttttataaaatatgatattaGTAATGGTGTACGGACCCAACCATGAGCAGGTATTTTGGCTTCCAAACAAATTACAGCGTCCTCAACTCCTAGAGGTGCTAAAGTAACACTGCTGCTGGTTTCTAATGCATTATCATCATTTGCACTGAAATAGCAACTAttagttttatattatttaaccattttagaattttatatatctttgcTTACCGTTTCCATTTAATAGTATAGACTCCTGTACTAATAGGTTGCTCACCACCTGCTTTTGGTATCAAACAATACACATCTGTACCTGTTTCATTTGCAGAAAGTGTAATACCACTTAAAACAGATACTGCCTCATTTCCATTTTCCCTTTCTATTAAATCTCcctatataattatataattaacatTATTATGATGTGCAGTAAAAGATTAATAACTaacagaaatattatttaccaaTTCTATAgaagtatttataatatttataggCCATGGAGACACACAAACAATGTGAGGCATTATTATAAATGGTTCATTAATGAAGCCTTTCGTCAGTGGTTCAAAAAGAGTGGTATAAAATAATGTCGACACTTCAAATGGCTTTGTAACTGATAGTGAATATGTTAATTCTTttgatcctttaatttgtttagaTCTTGTGTATTCTACCTGTTATGAAATtgacattattttattttacaaaaattaaggGGCTAAAAGAGTACAATGTGTACCTTTATATGAATATCTCGATCACCAACTTTGTGAGCCCTTAAGTATACAGTTTGATGAGTAACACAGTCCTTTTCCAAATTATCAATTGGTATTGATATTACCGACTGCTTATTATTCATTGTCAAACTTAATTCCGCTACAATTTAACGAATCGTTATTGACAAATGTGTGTAATGTGTAATAAATGGCAGTATGCACTTTTGTGGTAAGTTACATACGTACTTGACTGTTCATTTGCTCCATCAGACACAAGTGATACATTTAAAAATGCTGatgatattttttcattagTAACAACAGATATATTAATAGGTAGCCATTCTCCTAAAAGAGCTGGATTGTTGGATTCAGTACTTATACTCAGAGTAGATTCTTCTTGTTTTATTTCGGTACTGACTAGTGATTGTATTGTTTCAAACTCTCCTCTactattgtaaatataaaatgcatTAGTCTTCTGCATAAATATCTGTCAGTATTTTAAACATACCGAAGCTGTTGTATTTCAGGATATAATCGACTcaaaaaattcgtttctctCCCTACAGCAGAAAATCTTAAAATAATACAGCACATTTTGTCACTACTCATATATAATGAGATTGTCGTAATACGTATTTCGCTACTCTCATTTTGTTGTGGGGCTTCAAATTGATAAGGaaattttctcatttctttcCCGTGAAAAATAAGATTATTATGTTCAGCATCAGCAACGACGAATTCTGAATTATATCCTGGGCTATTAACCGTTATTGATACTTTAGAAAATTCAACACTATTGCTGTATGAATTTCTGAATAAAacaaaacattttattatacaagTTGTttctttctatatatataaaaataatgtgAGCTTGTAAAATTACCTAATAATGACTTCCGCAGTAACCATAGAATTGACAGCATACTTTGGCTGCAAAAATCTTGCTTTTACTTCTATAAACGAACTCATGTTATTATCATCAATTGTAAAGACAATTGGTTCTGACTTATTTAGTTCCACTACCCACTTTTCTACTGCAGGATATCTCACATCATCGGGTAAGTCAGATTCCGGAGTTGGTGGTTTTTTctgcaatttaatattttacttaattgtttaattataaatgattgtacaaaatttaaataaaagttacTCACGTGAAGAATATTAATGACGTTATTATAGACAGCATCTTTATAATCCTCTGAAAACGTGGTAGAAGGTCCCAAAGCTTCAAATGCCAAGGTGATGTAGTCTTGAACACTTGTAGAGAGATATGCCGCACGTAAAGCATTCTTTAAGATATTTGTGATTAAGACGGGCCACCGTTCCCCGTGATATTCCCACAACATGTGCATCAATAATCTGGCCAATCAAATTTTATGATTTTGATGTTAAGTTATGAAATATGTCTAGAGGAAATAATGTTAGAGTCAACTTTTGAACTAATGAATActataaaattcttttagtAGCgtcaataaatttatataaatataataatatttaatttttgacTTACGTTAGAACTTTCCCATAATCTttagaattataatattcttcaGCCATTTGTACGACTGAAACACAGTTactatgtatattattaagtaaaaatttatatagcttctaattaaatatatcataCCTAATACTCTCCTCATTCTCGGACACCTATATATCTTAAATTGTGAAATTGCATTGCCCAGTAAAGCAATGATTATATTCTGAAAATATAATGTAGTTTTAGATTAGAGTTATTTCTAGTTATAGATAGACATACATTTTTGACTGAGaaagtattaaatatatttcttacaGAATGGTGAACTgtgtatttttctttatattgtAAAGCCTGTATAGCAAGTGCTTTTTTTATGGGATCTATGGGTTCTGCACTGAATTTTCCAGGACACCATGGTCGTTGCCCATAGAATTCAAGTTTTTCTTCACCTGCTAGTGGGTCTGGATCTGGATAATTAGTAACATTCTAGAACAATACATACAATGTttacaaattttgtatatagaaatatcatttgtattaaatgtattaatttttatacctGACAAAGATCTTTGCAAGCTGCTTGCCTTAAGCCTGCATGATGAGCTGCTGATTGAAAATAATATCCAGGGTGCTGAGTTTGGACACCAGGAAGTCCCTGTCGAATAGCATCATCAAATAATTCTGCAAATGTAGAAAACTGACTACACATCCAAGCATGATGTTCAAATATAAGTTCCTTTGGACCAGTCCATATTTTGAATCTGCATTaccaatttaatattattgtaacagtactttttatgtaatatattccttatgttattacatatatttctgACCTGTCAGTATGAAGTCTAAATTGCGATATAGCATCTTTAGGAACATTTAAGTTAAACATTACTTTACATaacttataatttataaaacaagCAATAGTCGTAATTTCCATCACATTTGTGTCTGTTATTGGTATTTCCAATAAGTGATTATATGCTTGAGTATAATGcctataaaataattttgtaccTTTTATTTGTACTCAAAATCTTTTCCAATGTTATTACACTTACTTCTGAGCTAAATTTTGATCTTGTCttaattcatttaaaaatgcCATCTTAAATTGATGGCGTACAAATAAATGTTTGTATGCATTTTTTTGCATAGTTTTATTAAGTTGATCTCTATGTCCTTTGACAATACGATATTCATGATGATAAAAGTTTTGTGCTAGATCATATAATGCACTTTCTAGTCTGAAatgcatataaatattaataactaaAGCATATAATCAAAAGTAGAGATTtacaattagtttattaattacCTAGATATATATCCTAGTAAATGATTTCCATGTGgcaaaatgtataataactTTGGAGATAGTTCACATGCTCCACAGACAGCTGTGGCACGTTCAGTTGCAATAGTATCTTCAGAACCAGGTGGGGGTTGTATACAATGTTGTATAAGTACTACAGCTATTTTTGTAGTTCTTCCATCTAAAGCATTTCTAAAAGTGCAAGCAGTCAAAAGTAttgattataatattttttaatgaataatattaatgatatctAAAATAATCAGTACCTAAGAGATTGTACTTTAGAAGCACATTCCATCTTTTTCTCGTTCCATTGAGGATCATTCCAatctaaattataaaatacaacaaCAACTGCTGGAATTTCATTAAGATATTTATTCATCCAATTACGTTTCAATATTCCTTTGGGCCTATAATATTCATATGAATTCCTCTGAAATATATCAATAAGATTTTAGTAATTCAATAACCACATACATGAATTATgttatacaattatatatagtataatataccTTGGGTTTTACTGTAGGGAATTCATGAGTAGGGCTAagtaatttaaattgtatGGCAGAACTTTCTAATCTGCGATTATTACTGAATGCATCCCAAATTGACCGATGTACAGGATTTGCAATGTCTAAACCAGTTAAGCCAATAAGAGCTAATGGCTTAGTAACTAATTCTGGTGGTAACTCACACATAATTAAGAATTAACTgtaaaattttcttattaatcgtatatattatacatataaagaaaatacatatatttataaattagatTTAACATGAAATAACtatttatatatgtttaaACACATACTCAACTACTTAAACAATGAACTACATTGAAGAAAACACCATCGAACTAAATTTTGTGAACAAGAAATAATATCAGAGATTGATAAATTGATATCTAATACTATTCGACGTGTCTATGTATACTTTGACAGTTTAGGTTATGTGTTATTCTTTGATGATATTGTATATCTGTATGGACATGGGAATATCCATGTGTATCTGAAACTACTAGTGCCCtctaatattattatcataatgATTGCAAAAGATACTAAAATAATGATTGGATCAAATATTGTGATATTATGagatagaaaaaatatattataactgttaggattaatatatttaagatattactttataaaaatatttttacaaacaagtttttattatttaaatgaaattatatacagaaaaaattaaattttattatacataacTTCTGCATGACagaataaaacaatatttcattatatatgtaaa encodes:
- the LOC126864541 gene encoding uncharacterized protein LOC126864541; translated protein: MTSIMSDNDSTHNISLEKQNEKCLDRLLTPIFRVNSEESLARNRKFLKDLELAKARLRTYAAYTPTDRELQQRATEYRKYLQKKAKIPHKQQTRYVLLSC
- the LOC126864516 gene encoding trafficking protein particle complex subunit 11 isoform X1 yields the protein MCELPPELVTKPLALIGLTGLDIANPVHRSIWDAFSNNRRLESSAIQFKLLSPTHEFPTVKPKRNSYEYYRPKGILKRNWMNKYLNEIPAVVVVFYNLDWNDPQWNEKKMECASKVQSLRNALDGRTTKIAVVLIQHCIQPPPGSEDTIATERATAVCGACELSPKLLYILPHGNHLLGYISRLESALYDLAQNFYHHEYRIVKGHRDQLNKTMQKNAYKHLFVRHQFKMAFLNELRQDQNLAQKHYTQAYNHLLEIPITDTNVMEITTIACFINYKLCKVMFNLNVPKDAISQFRLHTDRFKIWTGPKELIFEHHAWMCSQFSTFAELFDDAIRQGLPGVQTQHPGYYFQSAAHHAGLRQAACKDLCQNVTNYPDPDPLAGEEKLEFYGQRPWCPGKFSAEPIDPIKKALAIQALQYKEKYTVHHSNIIIALLGNAISQFKIYRCPRMRRVLVVQMAEEYYNSKDYGKVLTLLMHMLWEYHGERWPVLITNILKNALRAAYLSTSVQDYITLAFEALGPSTTFSEDYKDAVYNNVINILHKKPPTPESDLPDDVRYPAVEKWVVELNKSEPIVFTIDDNNMSSFIEVKARFLQPKYAVNSMVTAEVIIRNSYSNSVEFSKVSITVNSPGYNSEFVVADAEHNNLIFHGKEMRKFPYQFEAPQQNESSEIRITTISLYMSSDKMCCIILRFSAVGRETNFLSRLYPEIQQLRRGEFETIQSLVSTEIKQEESTLSISTESNNPALLGEWLPINISVVTNEKISSAFLNVSLVSDGANEQSTELSLTMNNKQSVISIPIDNLEKDCVTHQTVYLRAHKVGDRDIHIKVEYTRSKQIKGSKELTYSLSVTKPFEVSTLFYTTLFEPLTKGFINEPFIIMPHIVCVSPWPINIINTSIELGDLIERENGNEAVSVLSGITLSANETGTDVYCLIPKAGGEQPISTGVYTIKWKRANDDNALETSSSVTLAPLGVEDAVICLEAKIPAHGWVRTPLLISYFIKNHSDNMITLRLTMEASDAFMFAGQKQIDIYILPKNERKVEWILRPLVAGFVQLPSLSLTVPADEEHKLSKARLSELVERSIPSHIYILPTSQTLEE
- the LOC126864516 gene encoding trafficking protein particle complex subunit 11 isoform X2 produces the protein MCELPPELVTKPLALIGLTGLDIANPVHRSIWDAFSNNRRLESSAIQFKLLSPTHEFPTVKPKRNSYEYYRPKGILKRNWMNKYLNEIPAVVVVFYNLDWNDPQWNEKKMECASKVQSLRNALDGRTTKIAVVLIQHCIQPPPGSEDTIATERATAVCGACELSPKLLYILPHGNHLLGYISRLESALYDLAQNFYHHEYRIVKGHRDQLNKTMQKNAYKHLFVRHQFKMAFLNELRQDQNLAQKHYTQAYNHLLEIPITDTNVMEITTIACFINYKLCKVMFNLNVPKDAISQFRLHTDRFKIWTGPKELIFEHHAWMCSQFSTFAELFDDAIRQGLPGVQTQHPGYYFQSAAHHAGLRQAACKDLCQNVTNYPDPDPLAGEEKLEFYGQRPWCPGKFSAEPIDPIKKALAIQALQYKEKYTVHHSNIIIALLGNAISQFKIYRCPRMRRVLVVQMAEEYYNSKDYGKVLTLLMHMLWEYHGERWPVLITNILKNALRAAYLSTSVQDYITLAFEALGPSTTFSEDYKDAVYNNVINILHKKPPTPESDLPDDVRYPAVEKWVVELNKSEPIVFTIDDNNMSSFIEVKARFLQPKYAVNSMVTAEVIIRNSYSNSVEFSKVSITVNSPGYNSEFVVADAEHNNLIFHGKEMRKFPYQFEAPQQNESSEIRITTISLYMSSDKMCCIILRFSAVGRETNFLSRLYPEIQQLRGEFETIQSLVSTEIKQEESTLSISTESNNPALLGEWLPINISVVTNEKISSAFLNVSLVSDGANEQSTELSLTMNNKQSVISIPIDNLEKDCVTHQTVYLRAHKVGDRDIHIKVEYTRSKQIKGSKELTYSLSVTKPFEVSTLFYTTLFEPLTKGFINEPFIIMPHIVCVSPWPINIINTSIELGDLIERENGNEAVSVLSGITLSANETGTDVYCLIPKAGGEQPISTGVYTIKWKRANDDNALETSSSVTLAPLGVEDAVICLEAKIPAHGWVRTPLLISYFIKNHSDNMITLRLTMEASDAFMFAGQKQIDIYILPKNERKVEWILRPLVAGFVQLPSLSLTVPADEEHKLSKARLSELVERSIPSHIYILPTSQTLEE